The Sulfuricurvum sp. genome contains a region encoding:
- a CDS encoding flagellar biosynthesis protein FlgL, translating into MRVTSSSYYNNIYGENNKLNQQLFDVNKQISSTQKIQYSYEDPNISTNTLRLDDEITTLTQTKSSAQNAFKMSTQTDTTIGDIVKTMESMKVKLVNAANSTQSDASIQAIAKELRGLQNHLMTLANTSIGGQYLFSGTASSQKPIDDHGVYQGNNKDQLAFLGSGVKQKYNISGAQLFLGEESKINRTITTNIVQPNLTDLYKNDKNTYITSANSIGDLMGNTVANSSSDSYFYIQGSKTDGSTFKKQIQLTATDTMDDLLKEISNTYGTNKVNVTLNPHGQIEISDKTMGSSKLDFHMVAAIDFSGGTAATNAITDITTLQAGSTDFQTAGITTPGLYVKEFTKSGFNPTNTLDTIEGINYDQTQFTQKGAELLSNVAQIVRSDNTYATPATKIVDVGSFSTNTTIHLEGTTITGAAFSQNLNLATDLLDENGNPTALNDVTYQQVMDAINVIVTGASTTQASYALGTTSLSYDGKITFKDKTNATTQASLSIYDSTSSDYTTTTGSALTFNANNALTVRDPKNDFFTQIDQIIKSVEEGKTRANGSDTTDPRNIGIQNSIQMIDDINDHVGRLQTESGSYSQVLQSSSDRSDLLITSTKMLRSDVIDTDIAESQLKLQQLSLSYQAMLSTISKVSKLSLVNYL; encoded by the coding sequence ATGCGAGTAACCTCTTCATCATACTATAATAATATTTACGGCGAAAACAATAAACTAAATCAACAGCTTTTTGATGTTAACAAACAAATATCATCCACACAGAAAATTCAATATTCATACGAAGATCCTAATATATCGACCAATACTCTTCGTTTAGATGATGAAATCACTACTTTAACACAAACAAAAAGTAGTGCACAAAATGCATTTAAAATGTCTACACAAACAGATACTACTATTGGTGATATCGTTAAAACCATGGAATCTATGAAAGTAAAACTCGTCAATGCCGCTAATTCTACACAATCTGATGCAAGTATTCAAGCTATAGCGAAAGAATTACGTGGTCTACAAAATCATTTAATGACACTAGCCAACACTTCTATCGGTGGTCAATATTTATTTTCTGGCACCGCATCTTCACAAAAACCGATTGATGATCATGGTGTGTATCAAGGAAACAACAAAGATCAACTAGCATTTTTAGGTTCAGGAGTAAAACAAAAATACAATATTTCCGGTGCGCAATTATTTTTAGGCGAAGAGAGTAAAATTAACCGTACTATCACCACCAATATTGTGCAGCCTAATCTGACAGATTTATATAAAAATGACAAAAACACCTATATTACTTCAGCAAATAGCATAGGCGATCTAATGGGAAATACAGTAGCTAATTCATCTTCCGATTCCTATTTTTATATTCAGGGATCGAAAACTGACGGCTCAACATTCAAAAAACAGATTCAACTTACAGCAACAGATACAATGGATGATTTACTCAAAGAGATATCAAATACCTATGGAACGAATAAAGTCAATGTAACACTCAATCCACATGGTCAAATTGAGATAAGTGATAAAACTATGGGTTCTAGTAAACTGGATTTTCACATGGTTGCGGCAATTGATTTTAGCGGAGGAACGGCAGCAACAAATGCTATAACTGACATTACCACCTTACAAGCTGGTTCAACTGATTTTCAAACAGCAGGGATAACCACCCCTGGACTCTATGTCAAAGAATTTACCAAAAGCGGGTTTAATCCTACAAACACACTCGACACAATAGAAGGGATCAATTATGATCAAACTCAGTTTACACAGAAAGGGGCTGAACTCCTTTCTAACGTAGCTCAAATTGTAAGATCAGATAACACTTATGCCACCCCAGCAACAAAAATTGTAGATGTTGGATCATTTTCGACGAACACAACTATTCATCTCGAAGGGACGACCATCACTGGTGCTGCATTTTCACAAAATCTAAATCTTGCAACAGATTTACTGGATGAAAATGGAAATCCAACTGCTTTAAACGACGTTACCTATCAACAAGTAATGGATGCAATCAATGTAATCGTTACCGGTGCGTCTACCACGCAAGCATCTTATGCATTAGGGACAACTTCTCTAAGTTACGATGGTAAAATTACATTCAAAGATAAAACCAACGCTACCACACAAGCTTCACTCTCTATTTATGACTCTACATCTTCTGATTACACCACAACCACTGGTAGTGCATTAACCTTTAATGCTAACAATGCCCTTACAGTTCGTGATCCTAAAAACGACTTTTTTACTCAAATTGATCAAATCATCAAATCTGTTGAAGAGGGTAAAACACGTGCAAATGGATCTGATACAACCGATCCTCGCAATATTGGAATCCAAAATTCCATTCAAATGATTGATGATATAAATGATCATGTAGGTCGCCTGCAAACTGAATCAGGATCATATTCACAAGTATTACAATCATCCAGTGATCGCAGTGACCTCTTGATTACAAGTACAAAAATGCTGCGCTCCGATGTAATTGACACTGATATTGCCGAATCACAATTAAAATTACAACAACTTTCTCTCAGCTATCAAGCAATGCTCTCGACAATATCGAAAGTTTCTAAACTCTCACTTGTCAATTATTTATAG
- a CDS encoding DEAD/DEAH box helicase family protein, translating to MNQNPEQQARDQIDTMLKAAGWAVQNKNGINHSAAAGIAVREYQTDIGPADYVLFVDRNPVGVIEAKREEEGHHITTVEEQSGAYANSKLKWANNKEPLPFVYESTGIITRFTDRRDPKPRSREVFSFHRPETLAKWVKEEKSLRGRLTTFPTLPPDKLRDCQLNAVTKLESSFGQNRPRALIQMATGAGKTYTAITSIYRLLKHAHGKRILFLVDTKNLGEQAEKEFMAFVPQDDNRQFTELYGVQRLNSSYIATDSQVCISTIQRMYSILRGGELDESDEDISPYEYTLTQRPKEVVYNEKIPPEFFDFIVIDECHRSIYNVWQQVLDYFDAFLIGLTATPDKRTFGFFHENIVSEYTHDDAVADGVNVPYEEYIITTEVTKQGAKLTKEADEEGVVIKQLVEHRDKLTRQKMWRELDDDIPYTQSQLDRKVVNPSQIRNIIREFRNKLPILFPNRQHVPKTLIFAKSDSHADDIIQIVRDEFGESNEFCKKITYQAKDPKETLQALRNDYNPRIAVTVDMIATGTDVKPLECLIFMRDVRSRNYFEQMKGRGTRICDIDMMQKAGTDITHDKTHFVIVDAVGVTETIKTDSQPLERKKSESMKNLMMSVLMGGADDEDTYRSIAARLVRLNKEMSTKERQEFKDIGGHSIEEVAHAFLAVHDMDKQEARARNLFDLSEDAEVTVEQCEKARVVLSNEAAHTLNGELVEYAESVRRRREQIIDSINIDSVVFSGWKSDSEDEAKTVIESFREYCESNKEEVIALRIFFNEPYRRREVTYRMLKELLERLKEHRPPLAPIRIWEAYERLNGASGSPKSELSAIVGLVCYISGVDDTLTPMEKHVAQNFQNWVFRKQEGSAPKFTDEQMNWLRRIRDEISRSYRFDVEDLEMMEQGGLAKAYSAFGDGLYGMIDEMNEELVG from the coding sequence ATGAACCAAAACCCTGAACAACAAGCCCGTGACCAGATTGATACAATGCTCAAAGCTGCAGGCTGGGCTGTACAAAACAAAAATGGGATAAACCATAGTGCTGCAGCTGGTATTGCAGTGCGTGAATATCAAACAGATATTGGTCCTGCTGACTATGTATTGTTTGTAGATCGTAATCCTGTTGGGGTAATCGAAGCAAAACGTGAGGAAGAAGGTCATCACATTACTACCGTGGAAGAGCAATCGGGTGCCTACGCCAACAGTAAACTCAAATGGGCGAATAACAAAGAACCACTCCCTTTTGTCTACGAGAGTACGGGAATTATTACCCGTTTTACCGATCGGCGTGATCCTAAACCACGGTCGCGTGAAGTGTTTAGCTTTCACCGTCCCGAAACACTTGCTAAATGGGTAAAAGAAGAGAAGAGTTTACGTGGTAGACTCACAACATTTCCGACTCTACCACCTGATAAACTTCGTGATTGTCAGCTCAATGCTGTAACGAAGTTGGAGAGCTCTTTTGGTCAAAATCGTCCCCGTGCATTGATTCAGATGGCGACGGGAGCGGGTAAAACGTATACAGCCATCACTTCTATTTATCGTCTTTTGAAACATGCTCACGGTAAACGGATACTTTTCCTCGTCGATACGAAAAATCTCGGTGAGCAAGCGGAAAAAGAGTTTATGGCATTTGTCCCCCAAGACGATAACCGCCAGTTTACAGAGCTATACGGTGTTCAGCGGTTAAACTCGTCATATATTGCTACTGATTCACAGGTGTGCATTAGTACGATTCAGCGGATGTATTCGATCCTCCGTGGGGGCGAGTTGGATGAATCGGATGAAGATATCAGCCCTTATGAGTACACATTGACTCAACGCCCAAAGGAAGTTGTCTATAATGAAAAAATCCCGCCGGAGTTTTTTGATTTTATTGTCATCGATGAATGTCACCGCTCTATATATAATGTTTGGCAGCAGGTACTCGATTATTTCGATGCATTTTTAATCGGGCTGACAGCAACGCCGGATAAGCGGACATTCGGTTTTTTCCATGAAAATATTGTCAGTGAATACACACACGATGATGCTGTAGCCGATGGGGTTAATGTCCCATATGAAGAGTATATCATCACGACGGAAGTAACGAAACAGGGCGCGAAGCTGACAAAAGAGGCGGATGAAGAGGGTGTCGTTATTAAACAACTCGTTGAACATCGAGACAAACTGACTCGACAAAAAATGTGGCGCGAACTCGATGACGATATCCCCTATACTCAGAGTCAGTTGGATCGAAAAGTAGTCAATCCAAGTCAAATCCGTAATATCATACGTGAATTCAGAAACAAACTCCCTATTCTTTTCCCAAATCGTCAGCATGTCCCGAAAACCCTTATATTCGCCAAAAGTGACTCTCATGCTGACGATATTATCCAAATCGTCCGTGATGAATTCGGTGAGAGTAATGAGTTTTGTAAAAAGATTACCTATCAGGCAAAAGATCCTAAAGAGACATTGCAAGCTCTACGAAATGATTATAACCCCCGTATTGCCGTCACAGTCGATATGATCGCCACAGGAACCGATGTTAAACCGCTTGAGTGTCTTATATTTATGCGTGATGTCCGCTCCCGTAATTATTTCGAGCAGATGAAAGGGCGCGGAACCCGTATCTGTGATATCGATATGATGCAAAAAGCGGGTACCGATATCACCCATGACAAAACCCATTTCGTCATCGTCGATGCGGTGGGAGTGACCGAGACGATCAAGACAGATAGCCAGCCTCTGGAGCGTAAAAAATCCGAATCGATGAAAAATCTGATGATGAGCGTCCTGATGGGTGGAGCGGATGATGAGGATACCTATCGCTCTATCGCCGCGCGTCTCGTACGTCTGAATAAAGAGATGAGTACCAAAGAGCGCCAAGAATTTAAAGATATCGGCGGTCACTCGATCGAGGAGGTTGCTCATGCTTTTCTGGCAGTACATGATATGGATAAGCAGGAAGCGAGAGCACGGAACTTGTTTGATCTAAGCGAAGATGCGGAAGTCACTGTAGAACAGTGCGAGAAAGCACGTGTGGTACTGAGCAACGAAGCTGCACATACTCTAAATGGTGAGTTGGTCGAATATGCTGAGAGCGTCCGTCGCCGTCGTGAGCAGATCATCGACAGTATCAATATCGATTCGGTCGTATTCAGCGGTTGGAAAAGTGATAGCGAGGATGAAGCTAAAACCGTTATTGAGAGTTTTCGAGAGTATTGTGAATCGAACAAAGAAGAAGTGATTGCATTAAGGATATTTTTTAACGAACCGTATCGTCGCCGTGAAGTGACCTACCGTATGCTAAAAGAGCTACTGGAACGATTGAAAGAACACCGTCCGCCGTTAGCTCCGATCCGTATCTGGGAAGCGTATGAAAGACTAAATGGTGCCAGCGGAAGCCCCAAAAGTGAACTCTCTGCTATCGTAGGCCTTGTCTGCTATATTTCAGGTGTAGATGATACACTCACGCCTATGGAAAAGCACGTCGCCCAAAACTTCCAAAACTGGGTGT